One window of Mediterraneibacter gnavus ATCC 29149 genomic DNA carries:
- the infC gene encoding translation initiation factor IF-3 encodes MINEQIRDREVRLIGEDGEQLGIMSSREAMKLAAEANLDLVKIAPTAKPPVCKIIDYGKYKYEQTRKEKEAKKKQKTVEVKEVRLSPNIDTNDLNTKVNNAKKFIGKGNKVKVTLRFRGREMAHVQSSKHILDDFAALLEDVAVVEKPAKMEGRSMSMVLTEKR; translated from the coding sequence ATGATTAACGAGCAGATCAGAGACAGAGAAGTCCGTCTGATTGGCGAGGATGGGGAACAGTTAGGAATTATGTCATCCAGAGAGGCAATGAAACTTGCCGCTGAAGCAAATCTGGATCTTGTAAAGATTGCGCCGACTGCGAAGCCGCCGGTATGCAAGATTATCGATTACGGTAAATACAAGTACGAACAGACAAGAAAAGAAAAAGAAGCTAAGAAAAAGCAGAAAACTGTAGAAGTAAAAGAAGTGCGTTTATCACCGAATATTGATACAAACGACCTGAATACAAAGGTGAACAATGCGAAGAAGTTCATCGGAAAAGGAAATAAAGTAAAGGTTACCTTGCGTTTCCGCGGAAGAGAAATGGCACACGTACAGTCAAGCAAGCACATTCTGGATGATTTTGCGGCATTGCTTGAAGATGTGGCAGTTGTTGAAAAACCGGCAAAAATGGAAGGACGCAGCATGAGCATGGTTTTAACTGAAAAACGTTAA
- a CDS encoding MATE family efflux transporter gives MKLKMSKEVDLGKEPIGHLLFVLAVPSIISQVVNALYNMVDRMYIGHIPGEGAAALTGLGVCFPVIMIVSAFAALMGMGGAPRASILMGKKDNEGAEKILGNCFSALVITAVVLTALVLVFKRPLLMMFGASENTIGYAESYLNIYAVGTIFVQLTLGLNAFIAAQGFSKISMMTVVIGAVTNIVLDPIFIFGFDMGVQGAALATVLSQAISAVWAIRFLSGKDTVLRLKKENFKIKKEIMLPCIGLGAAPFIMQSTESILVLCFNSSLLKYGGDLAVGAMTILSSVMQFAMLPLQGLTQGGQPIISYNFGANNAERVRKGFRFLLISAVVYAAGIWAVSEFAPGVFVTIFTNDPQLAEFAKWAMRIYMAAVVLMGAQIACQQTFIAFGNSKISAFLAMFRKIIVLIPLIYILPVFLEDHVQAVFLAEPIADVIAVVTTLLLFRKNFKKVLSEMKQKSETQDV, from the coding sequence ATGAAACTGAAAATGTCAAAAGAGGTGGATCTGGGGAAGGAGCCGATCGGACACTTGTTATTCGTACTGGCAGTGCCTTCTATTATCTCACAGGTGGTCAATGCACTTTATAATATGGTGGACAGGATGTATATCGGACATATTCCGGGAGAGGGTGCGGCAGCACTTACCGGACTTGGTGTATGTTTTCCGGTTATTATGATCGTCTCTGCATTTGCGGCACTGATGGGAATGGGAGGCGCACCAAGAGCCAGTATTCTGATGGGAAAAAAGGATAATGAGGGTGCAGAGAAGATACTGGGAAACTGTTTTTCTGCACTGGTGATTACCGCTGTTGTTTTGACAGCTCTGGTGCTTGTATTTAAGCGTCCTTTACTGATGATGTTTGGCGCCAGTGAGAATACCATCGGATATGCAGAAAGCTATCTGAATATCTATGCGGTAGGAACAATCTTTGTACAGCTCACGCTGGGACTGAATGCTTTTATCGCAGCACAGGGATTTTCCAAGATCAGCATGATGACTGTGGTGATCGGAGCGGTGACGAATATTGTTCTGGATCCGATCTTTATTTTTGGATTTGATATGGGAGTACAGGGAGCCGCGCTGGCAACAGTTCTCTCACAGGCGATCAGCGCAGTCTGGGCGATCCGTTTCCTGTCTGGAAAAGATACGGTCCTGAGACTGAAAAAAGAGAATTTTAAGATCAAAAAAGAGATCATGCTGCCTTGTATCGGCCTGGGAGCAGCGCCGTTTATCATGCAGTCTACAGAGAGTATCCTGGTATTGTGTTTTAATTCTTCGTTATTAAAATACGGCGGGGACCTGGCGGTAGGTGCGATGACGATCCTGTCCAGTGTGATGCAGTTTGCGATGCTGCCGCTGCAGGGACTGACGCAGGGAGGACAGCCGATCATCAGTTATAACTTCGGAGCGAATAATGCAGAACGTGTGAGAAAAGGCTTCCGCTTTCTGCTGATTTCTGCGGTAGTTTATGCGGCAGGTATCTGGGCAGTTTCGGAGTTTGCTCCTGGCGTGTTTGTGACAATTTTTACAAATGACCCGCAGCTGGCAGAGTTTGCAAAATGGGCGATGCGTATCTACATGGCGGCAGTGGTACTGATGGGAGCGCAGATCGCCTGCCAGCAGACATTTATTGCATTTGGAAATTCTAAAATTTCTGCATTTCTGGCAATGTTCAGAAAGATTATTGTTCTGATCCCGCTGATCTATATTCTTCCGGTATTTCTGGAGGATCATGTACAGGCAGTATTTCTGGCAGAGCCGATCGCGGATGTGATCGCAGTGGTGACAACGCTGCTCTTGTTCAGAAAGAATTTTAAAAAAGTACTTTCAGAGATGAAACAGAAATCAGAAACGCAAGATGTCTGA
- the rplT gene encoding 50S ribosomal protein L20: MARIKGGMNAKKKHNRTLKLAKGYRGARSKQYRVAKQSVMRALTSAYAGRKERKRQMRQLWIARINAAARMNGLSYSKFMHGLKVAGVDMNRKMLAELAVSDKEGFATLAELAKSKLA; the protein is encoded by the coding sequence ATGGCAAGAATTAAAGGCGGAATGAACGCTAAGAAGAAACATAATAGAACATTGAAGTTAGCAAAAGGATACAGAGGAGCACGTTCTAAACAGTACAGAGTTGCAAAACAGTCTGTAATGAGAGCTCTCACATCTGCTTACGCAGGAAGAAAAGAGCGCAAACGTCAGATGAGACAGCTTTGGATTGCACGTATCAATGCAGCTGCAAGAATGAATGGATTATCTTACAGCAAATTTATGCACGGACTGAAAGTTGCAGGCGTAGATATGAACAGAAAAATGCTTGCTGAGCTTGCAGTAAGTGATAAAGAAGGATTTGCAACATTAGCAGAGCTTGCAAAATCTAAACTTGCTTAA
- the rpmI gene encoding 50S ribosomal protein L35 produces MPKIKTNRAAAKRFKKTGTGKLKRNKAYKSHILTKKSTKRKRNLRQATITDATNVKNMKKVLPYL; encoded by the coding sequence ATGCCAAAAATTAAAACAAATAGAGCGGCAGCAAAACGCTTCAAAAAAACAGGTACAGGAAAACTGAAAAGAAATAAAGCTTACAAGAGCCATATCTTAACAAAGAAGTCTACAAAGAGAAAGAGAAATCTCAGACAGGCTACAATTACTGATGCTACAAATGTAAAGAACATGAAGAAAGTTTTACCATATCTGTAA
- the dnaG gene encoding DNA primase: MYYSEEVIEEVRTKNDIVDVISGYVRLQKKGSSYFGLCPFHNEKSPSFSVSREKQMYYCFGCGAGGNVFTFLMDYENFSFVEALKFLADRAGVVLPEMEYSKEAKARADRKTQLLEINKLAAQYFYVQLKSEQGKTAHAYLTGRQLSEETIKAFGLGYSSKYSDDLFRYLRKRGYTEDLIRQAGLINTDEKNGVYDKFWNRVMFPIMDVNNRVIGFGGRVMGDAKPKYLNSPETEIFDKSRNLYGLNRARTSRKPYFLVCEGYMDVIALHQAGFTNAVASLGTALTTGHAALIKRYVQEVYLTYDSDEAGTRAALRAVPILKEAGITAKVIRMDPYKDPDEFIKNLGAEEFERRIGNARNGFMFGLEMLEKEYDMNSPEGKTAFFQEAARRLIGFEDELERNNYIEAVAGTYRATVESLQKLVAKMAVREGMAKPVERPKQATGSEKPKEDGAKISQKILLTWMIEDRRLFGIIQKYISPEDFPEPLYHTVAEFLYHQYEEGELNPAKILNHFTKEEEHREAASLFHTKIQKLTTKEEREKALQETIVKVKTHSIDYRTMHLEPTDIIGLQKLMEEKRKLDDLKKLHISIE; the protein is encoded by the coding sequence ATGTATTATTCGGAAGAAGTAATCGAAGAAGTAAGAACAAAAAATGATATTGTGGATGTGATCTCAGGATATGTGAGACTGCAGAAAAAAGGTAGTTCCTATTTCGGACTCTGTCCGTTTCACAATGAAAAGTCCCCCTCTTTTTCCGTAAGCAGAGAAAAGCAGATGTATTACTGCTTTGGCTGTGGAGCGGGAGGAAATGTATTTACATTTCTGATGGATTATGAGAATTTTTCATTTGTGGAAGCACTGAAGTTTCTGGCGGACAGGGCAGGTGTCGTACTCCCTGAGATGGAGTATTCAAAAGAAGCAAAAGCCAGGGCAGACAGAAAGACACAGCTTCTTGAGATCAACAAGCTGGCAGCGCAGTATTTTTATGTGCAGCTGAAGTCTGAACAGGGAAAGACGGCGCACGCATATCTGACCGGCAGGCAGTTGTCAGAGGAGACGATCAAGGCATTTGGTCTCGGATATTCCAGCAAGTACAGCGATGATCTCTTTCGTTACCTCAGAAAAAGGGGGTATACGGAAGATCTGATCCGTCAGGCGGGGCTGATCAATACCGATGAGAAAAATGGTGTTTATGACAAATTCTGGAATCGGGTGATGTTTCCGATCATGGATGTGAACAACCGGGTCATCGGATTTGGCGGGCGTGTGATGGGAGACGCAAAGCCAAAGTATCTGAATTCACCGGAGACAGAGATCTTTGACAAGAGCCGTAATCTGTACGGACTGAACCGGGCGCGCACATCAAGAAAGCCATATTTTCTGGTGTGTGAGGGCTATATGGATGTGATCGCGCTGCATCAGGCGGGATTTACCAATGCAGTGGCGTCACTGGGAACTGCATTGACGACCGGGCATGCGGCATTGATCAAGCGGTATGTTCAGGAAGTATATCTGACCTATGACAGCGATGAGGCAGGGACGAGAGCGGCGCTTCGGGCAGTTCCGATCTTGAAGGAAGCCGGGATCACTGCAAAGGTGATCCGGATGGATCCATATAAGGATCCGGATGAATTTATCAAGAATCTGGGCGCTGAGGAATTTGAACGCAGGATCGGAAATGCGAGAAACGGATTTATGTTCGGACTGGAGATGCTGGAGAAAGAGTATGATATGAATTCTCCGGAAGGAAAGACTGCATTTTTCCAGGAGGCTGCAAGGCGTCTGATCGGCTTTGAGGATGAACTGGAGCGGAACAACTATATTGAAGCGGTTGCGGGTACATATCGGGCCACAGTTGAGAGCCTGCAAAAACTGGTGGCAAAGATGGCGGTGAGAGAAGGAATGGCAAAGCCGGTGGAGCGTCCGAAGCAGGCCACAGGCAGCGAGAAGCCGAAAGAAGACGGGGCGAAGATTTCCCAGAAAATTCTGCTTACCTGGATGATCGAGGACAGAAGACTGTTTGGAATCATTCAGAAGTATATCAGTCCGGAAGATTTTCCGGAACCTCTGTACCATACAGTGGCAGAATTTTTATATCACCAGTATGAGGAAGGAGAATTAAATCCCGCCAAGATCCTGAATCATTTTACAAAGGAAGAAGAACACCGGGAAGCAGCTTCGTTGTTTCATACGAAGATCCAGAAGCTGACGACCAAAGAGGAACGGGAAAAAGCACTGCAGGAGACAATCGTAAAAGTCAAGACACACAGTATCGATTACAGGACCATGCATCTGGAACCGACAGATATCATCGGACTTCAGAAGCTGATGGAGGAAAAGCGAAAACTGGATGACTTGAAGAAACTGCATATTTCTATTGAATAA
- a CDS encoding spore germination protein yields MVIKNTKKISDSFMENISYMDRTLPVGKSFDLIKRTIEIGERKAVLYFIDGFVKDEAMLKLMDSFMGVTKEAMPKEAEMFSQRHVPYIEVDVLKDFDQVLRNVLSGVTCLFIEGYAACIAIDTRTYPARSVEEPDKDKSLRGSRDGFVETIVFNTALMRRRIRDEHLIMEMTEAGQTSRTDIVICYMSDRVDKELLANVKSRIESLHIDDLKMNQQTLAEAMFKRKWFNPFPKFKFTERPDTAVACLLEGKVIILVDNSPSAMILPTSILDMIEEANDYYFPTVTGMYLKVSRAIITILTVFMTPVYLLFMMNPSWIPSMFEFTAVRDVINVPLVLQFLILELCIDGLRLAALNTPSMLSTPLSVIAGLVLGEFAVQSGWFNSEVMLYMAFVAVANYTQPNFEMGYALKFMRLILLVLTAVLDWIGFLLGCLFILCFLIFNKTLSGRNYLNIKLN; encoded by the coding sequence ATGGTAATTAAGAATACAAAAAAGATCAGTGACTCATTTATGGAAAATATTTCCTATATGGATCGGACATTGCCTGTGGGAAAAAGTTTTGATCTGATAAAACGGACAATCGAGATTGGTGAAAGAAAAGCAGTTCTTTATTTTATTGACGGTTTTGTAAAAGATGAAGCCATGCTCAAGCTGATGGATTCTTTTATGGGCGTGACAAAGGAGGCAATGCCAAAAGAGGCAGAAATGTTTTCTCAGAGGCATGTACCATATATTGAGGTTGATGTGCTGAAAGATTTTGATCAGGTGCTGCGGAACGTGTTATCCGGAGTGACCTGTCTGTTTATAGAAGGATATGCCGCCTGTATTGCGATTGACACAAGGACATATCCGGCCAGAAGTGTGGAAGAACCGGACAAAGATAAATCGCTTCGAGGCTCCAGAGATGGATTTGTGGAGACAATCGTATTTAATACAGCGCTGATGCGGCGGCGTATCCGGGATGAACATCTGATTATGGAGATGACGGAAGCCGGGCAGACTTCCCGCACGGATATCGTGATCTGTTATATGTCAGACCGAGTTGACAAGGAACTTCTTGCCAATGTAAAATCAAGGATCGAAAGCCTGCATATCGACGATCTGAAGATGAACCAGCAGACGCTTGCGGAGGCAATGTTCAAGAGAAAATGGTTCAATCCGTTTCCGAAATTTAAGTTTACAGAGAGACCGGATACCGCGGTGGCGTGTCTTCTGGAAGGCAAAGTAATCATTTTAGTAGATAATTCCCCTTCTGCTATGATTCTTCCGACTTCGATTCTGGATATGATTGAGGAAGCAAATGATTATTATTTTCCAACAGTGACAGGGATGTATTTGAAGGTTTCCAGAGCAATCATCACGATTCTGACGGTGTTTATGACACCGGTATATCTGTTATTCATGATGAACCCGTCCTGGATCCCGAGCATGTTTGAATTTACTGCCGTCCGTGATGTGATCAACGTCCCGCTTGTGCTGCAGTTTTTGATTCTGGAGCTTTGTATTGACGGATTGCGTCTTGCTGCGCTGAACACACCGAGTATGCTCAGTACACCACTCAGTGTGATCGCAGGTCTGGTGCTCGGAGAGTTTGCGGTGCAGTCCGGATGGTTCAACTCGGAAGTGATGCTGTATATGGCATTTGTAGCGGTGGCAAACTATACGCAGCCGAACTTTGAGATGGGATATGCATTGAAATTTATGCGTCTGATCCTCCTGGTTCTGACTGCAGTTCTGGATTGGATCGGATTTTTACTTGGATGTTTATTCATCCTGTGCTTTTTGATATTTAACAAGACTCTGTCTGGAAGAAATTATTTGAATATTAAGTTGAATTAG
- a CDS encoding MarR family winged helix-turn-helix transcriptional regulator yields the protein MSAEMTVEGMISVFMKIRKVYADEFGRMLGNETYSPNEISILLFLANNPSIDTNSQLCTCLGVSKALVCRSVDALLGKEMIISVADDHDKRVQHLKLTEHALPVIEQLGGIKRKIDQEILEGIPEEDIANMANTMEKIFARFEERAKGKESSL from the coding sequence ATGAGCGCAGAGATGACAGTGGAAGGTATGATTTCTGTGTTTATGAAGATCAGGAAAGTGTATGCAGATGAGTTTGGGAGAATGTTGGGAAATGAGACATATTCTCCGAATGAAATATCAATTTTGCTGTTTTTGGCAAATAATCCTTCAATCGATACGAACAGTCAGTTATGTACATGTCTCGGCGTTTCCAAGGCGCTTGTATGCAGAAGTGTAGATGCGCTGCTGGGGAAGGAGATGATCATCAGTGTGGCAGATGACCATGATAAGAGAGTGCAGCATCTAAAGCTGACAGAACATGCACTTCCTGTGATCGAACAGCTTGGAGGAATCAAGCGGAAGATCGATCAGGAGATCCTTGAGGGGATTCCCGAAGAGGATATTGCAAATATGGCCAATACAATGGAGAAGATTTTTGCGCGATTTGAAGAACGGGCAAAAGGGAAGGAGTCATCATTATGA
- a CDS encoding sodium-dependent transporter, which translates to MKTNRSNFSGKIGFILAAAGSAVGLGNIWRFPYLAAKYGGGSFLICYIILAVTFGFTLMVAEIAIGRKTGLSAIGAFQKLDKRFGFLGILAAIVPIIILPYYSVIGGWVLKYFYAFITEGAATVSGDSYFSEFTASTASPILWFSLFIALTALVVLFGVEKGIEKVSKVMMPILAVLTVGIAIYVLTMDGAMDGLKYYLLPNMSNFSVMTVLAAMGQLFYSMSLAMGIMITYGSYMPKSTNLESSVRQIEIFDTGFAFFAGLMIVPSVFIFSGGDESALNAGAGLMFITLPKVFASMPLGTVLGTVFFILVFFAAVTSSISLMETIVSIFMDKFKWSRRFTCILVAVYSLLIGIPTSLGFGALDFIKPLGMSILDAMDFISNSVLMPIVAVLTCVFVGFVIKPQAIIDEVEASDNGAFKSKKMFTVMIKWIAPIFLIAILISSILNAFGIITM; encoded by the coding sequence ATGAAAACAAACAGAAGTAATTTTTCCGGCAAGATCGGTTTTATTCTTGCCGCTGCCGGATCAGCCGTAGGGCTTGGGAATATCTGGCGATTCCCGTATCTGGCAGCAAAATATGGCGGAGGTTCTTTTTTGATCTGCTACATCATATTAGCGGTCACATTCGGATTTACACTAATGGTAGCAGAGATCGCCATCGGACGCAAGACCGGTTTGAGTGCCATCGGCGCTTTCCAAAAACTGGATAAACGATTTGGCTTTTTAGGCATCCTTGCCGCAATCGTTCCAATCATCATCCTTCCTTATTATTCAGTAATCGGAGGATGGGTTTTAAAATACTTTTATGCTTTTATCACAGAAGGTGCTGCCACTGTATCCGGTGATTCTTATTTTTCCGAATTCACTGCAAGCACAGCATCCCCGATTCTCTGGTTCTCACTGTTCATTGCTCTGACAGCACTTGTCGTGCTCTTCGGTGTGGAAAAGGGAATTGAGAAAGTCAGCAAAGTGATGATGCCCATTCTTGCTGTTCTGACTGTTGGGATTGCAATTTATGTCCTGACCATGGACGGTGCCATGGACGGATTAAAATACTATCTGCTTCCGAATATGTCAAACTTCTCAGTCATGACCGTTCTGGCAGCAATGGGACAGCTTTTTTATTCCATGTCACTTGCTATGGGAATCATGATTACTTATGGATCCTATATGCCGAAATCTACAAATCTGGAAAGCTCTGTACGACAGATTGAGATTTTCGATACCGGATTTGCCTTTTTTGCAGGATTGATGATCGTTCCATCTGTATTTATCTTCTCAGGCGGAGATGAATCTGCCTTGAATGCAGGCGCCGGACTGATGTTCATCACTCTCCCGAAGGTATTTGCAAGCATGCCTCTTGGAACCGTACTTGGAACCGTGTTCTTTATCCTTGTATTTTTTGCCGCAGTGACCTCTTCCATCTCTTTGATGGAGACTATCGTTTCCATTTTTATGGATAAATTCAAATGGTCAAGAAGGTTTACCTGCATCCTGGTCGCTGTTTATTCACTGCTGATTGGAATTCCGACTTCCCTCGGATTTGGAGCACTTGACTTTATCAAGCCTCTGGGAATGTCCATTCTGGATGCTATGGACTTCATCAGTAACAGTGTGCTGATGCCGATCGTTGCCGTACTGACTTGCGTCTTCGTAGGATTCGTGATCAAGCCGCAGGCCATCATTGATGAAGTAGAAGCTTCTGATAACGGCGCATTCAAAAGCAAAAAAATGTTCACAGTCATGATCAAATGGATTGCTCCAATCTTCCTGATCGCGATTTTGATCAGTTCTATTCTGAATGCGTTTGGTATTATCACCATGTAA
- the pap gene encoding polyphosphate:AMP phosphotransferase: MLEKVDLTMKMEKSEYKAKMTALKLQMGKLQRQCKEMGLPIMIVFEGFDAAGKGMQIGKLIQSLDPRGFEVFTVKEETKEEAMHPFLWRFWTKTPQRGRMAVYDGSWYIKVLSDRFEKKMRESEIENCYRSICSFEKQITEDGTLLIKLFLDIDQKEQKKRFDKLMESKDTAWRVTKADLKKNEKYDQYQEMIEEMLQRTDTEYAPWTIVEATDRRYATVKIYTVITQMLTAGIDNRRREIARETAAEVIREVEKEASENRSLIDGATKGFQESVLAKVDLSLCCDRKTYRKKLKEYQKKIEKLHGELYQKRIPVVIGFEGWDAAGKGGAIKRLTEKMDARGYVVNPTAAPNDLEKAHHYLWRFWKNMPKDGHIAIFDRTWYGRVMVERIEGFCTQEEWKRAYKEINDMEKDLADAGAVVLKFWMQIDKKEQEKRFRQRQENPEKQWKITEEDWRNREKWEQYEEAVNEMLIRTSTEYAPWIVVEGNDKYYARLKVLETVIDALEKRISKK; this comes from the coding sequence ATGTTAGAAAAAGTAGATTTGACAATGAAGATGGAAAAAAGTGAATACAAGGCAAAAATGACTGCTTTGAAGCTGCAGATGGGAAAACTTCAGAGACAGTGTAAGGAAATGGGGCTTCCGATCATGATTGTATTTGAAGGATTTGATGCCGCAGGAAAAGGAATGCAGATCGGAAAACTGATTCAGAGTCTGGATCCGAGGGGATTTGAAGTATTTACGGTGAAAGAGGAGACAAAAGAGGAAGCGATGCACCCTTTTTTGTGGCGGTTTTGGACGAAGACACCGCAAAGAGGCCGGATGGCAGTATATGATGGAAGCTGGTATATTAAGGTGCTCAGTGACCGGTTTGAAAAGAAAATGCGAGAATCGGAAATAGAAAACTGCTATCGCTCGATCTGTTCCTTTGAAAAACAGATCACGGAGGACGGGACACTTCTGATTAAATTGTTTTTGGATATCGATCAAAAGGAACAGAAAAAACGGTTTGATAAACTCATGGAGTCTAAAGATACGGCGTGGCGTGTGACAAAGGCAGATCTGAAGAAAAATGAAAAGTATGATCAGTATCAGGAAATGATAGAAGAAATGCTGCAGAGGACAGATACGGAATATGCCCCCTGGACGATTGTGGAGGCTACAGACAGACGCTATGCAACAGTCAAAATCTACACCGTGATCACGCAGATGCTGACAGCAGGGATTGACAACAGGCGCAGGGAGATTGCAAGGGAGACGGCGGCAGAGGTGATCCGGGAAGTGGAAAAAGAGGCGTCTGAGAATAGAAGTCTGATAGATGGAGCAACAAAAGGGTTTCAGGAATCTGTGCTGGCAAAAGTGGACTTAAGTTTGTGTTGTGACAGGAAAACGTATCGGAAAAAGCTCAAAGAATATCAGAAAAAGATCGAGAAGCTGCATGGAGAGCTGTATCAGAAGCGCATTCCGGTGGTAATCGGGTTTGAAGGCTGGGATGCTGCCGGAAAAGGAGGAGCGATCAAGCGGCTGACAGAAAAGATGGATGCCAGGGGATATGTGGTGAATCCTACAGCGGCGCCGAATGATCTGGAGAAAGCACATCATTATCTCTGGAGATTCTGGAAAAACATGCCAAAGGACGGGCATATCGCAATTTTTGACAGAACCTGGTACGGCAGGGTGATGGTAGAGCGGATAGAAGGGTTTTGTACGCAGGAAGAGTGGAAACGGGCGTATAAGGAGATCAATGATATGGAAAAGGATCTCGCGGACGCAGGGGCTGTAGTTTTGAAATTCTGGATGCAGATTGACAAAAAAGAGCAGGAAAAGCGATTCAGACAGCGGCAGGAAAATCCGGAAAAGCAGTGGAAGATCACAGAAGAAGACTGGAGAAACCGTGAAAAATGGGAGCAGTATGAGGAGGCGGTCAATGAGATGCTGATCCGGACTTCCACAGAATATGCTCCATGGATCGTGGTAGAGGGAAATGATAAATATTACGCCAGATTAAAAGTGCTTGAGACGGTGATCGATGCACTGGAAAAAAGAATTTCAAAAAAATAA
- a CDS encoding DegV family protein gives MRDYIITVNSTVDMPKEWLAERGVPVIPLKYTMEGKTYTDMEGLTPKEFFGKLREGKMSVTSQVNPEEAKEMLEPFVKEGKDVLHLSFSSGLSGTANSMRMAAEELSEEYPERKILAVDTLCACMGEGLLLHKALQLKAAGKTMEEVAQWVEENKLHICHNVTVDDLHHLHRGGRISKATAVLGSMVQIKPIIHVDNEGRLQVIGKERGRKKSLNKIVDMAAEQAKGWENDLVLITHGDCIEEAEYVAGRVREKLGVDHILINNIGTVIGSHTGPGVVAVFCMGEKR, from the coding sequence ATGCGGGACTATATTATTACAGTGAACAGTACAGTGGATATGCCGAAGGAATGGCTGGCGGAACGGGGCGTTCCGGTGATTCCTCTGAAGTATACAATGGAAGGAAAAACCTATACAGATATGGAAGGCCTGACACCAAAAGAGTTCTTTGGCAAACTCAGAGAAGGAAAGATGTCTGTGACGTCCCAGGTGAATCCGGAAGAGGCGAAAGAGATGTTAGAGCCGTTTGTGAAAGAAGGAAAGGATGTACTGCATCTGAGTTTTTCTTCGGGGCTGAGCGGAACTGCCAATAGTATGAGGATGGCGGCAGAAGAACTCTCAGAAGAATACCCGGAAAGAAAGATCCTTGCAGTGGATACGCTTTGCGCCTGCATGGGAGAAGGACTTCTTTTACATAAAGCGCTGCAGTTAAAAGCAGCCGGGAAGACAATGGAAGAGGTTGCACAGTGGGTGGAAGAAAATAAACTTCATATCTGTCATAATGTAACGGTGGATGATCTCCATCATCTGCACCGTGGAGGAAGGATCTCCAAAGCAACGGCAGTGCTTGGCAGCATGGTGCAGATCAAGCCGATCATTCATGTAGATAACGAAGGCAGGCTTCAGGTGATCGGGAAAGAACGAGGACGTAAGAAGTCTCTGAATAAGATTGTCGATATGGCAGCAGAACAGGCAAAAGGCTGGGAAAATGATCTGGTATTGATTACCCACGGTGATTGTATCGAAGAGGCAGAATATGTGGCAGGACGAGTTCGTGAAAAACTGGGTGTAGATCATATTCTGATCAATAATATCGGAACTGTGATCGGAAGCCATACCGGACCGGGAGTTGTGGCTGTATTCTGTATGGGTGAGAAAAGATAG